In a genomic window of Rhinoderma darwinii isolate aRhiDar2 chromosome 10, aRhiDar2.hap1, whole genome shotgun sequence:
- the LOC142662572 gene encoding olfactory receptor 5V1-like has product MKSKNITRIDEFILVGLSDVSKIQCFLFVLFLCIYLTTVFANLSIIFVIRFSPMLQTPMYFFLANFSFLEICYVTSTVPKMLSNFLATRKTISFYGCVMQMYWFLLLGGAECYMLAAMAYDRYNAICHPLQYSIILSKRICIKLISGSWLIGALNALIHTVLTFTLPFCFNKIDHFFCDIPPLLKLSCFDTWFNEVVIFVISGSVIVGSCVLTMISYMKIIYTIVNMKSNTRRQKAFSTCVSHFTVVIIFFGSGIFMYFRPKSSYSMDQDRLIAVMYTIIAPLLNPFIYTFRNRNVKIAVKRLHQMMIAQKY; this is encoded by the coding sequence ATGAAAAGCAAAAATATCACCAGGATAGATGAATTCATTCTGGTTGGCCTATCAGATGTTTCGAAGATACAGTGTTTcctttttgtattgtttttatgTATCTACCTTACAACGGTCTTTGCtaatttatcaattatttttgtGATTCGATTTAGTCCTATGCTACAGACCCCTATGTATTTCTTTCTTGCCAACTTCTCCTTTTTAGAAATATGTTACGTCACCTCCACAGTTCCCAAAATGCTCTCAAACTTCTTAGCTACTCGGAAAACCATCTCTTTTTACGGGTGTGTGATGCAAATGTACTGGTTTCTACTTTTGGGGGGAGCAGAGTGCTATATGCTTGCAGCTATGGCATATGACCGGTATAATGCCATATGCCACCCCCTTCAATATAGTATCATTCTTAGCAAGAGGATTTGTATTAAACTTATATCAGGTTCATGGCTTATTGGGGCATTGAATGCCCTCATACACACCGTACTTACATTTACATTACCTTTCTGCTTTAATaaaattgatcattttttctGTGATATCCCCCCTTTACTTAAACTTTCATGTTTCGATACCTGGTTCAATGAAGTTGTCATTTTTGTGATCAGTGGATCCGTCATTGTCGGATCATGTGTATTGACTATGATTTCTTACATGAAGATCATATACACCATTGTCAATATGAAGTCAAACACAAGACGGCAAAAAGCTTTCTCCACTTGTGTGTCCCACTTCACAGTCGTAATCATATTTTTTGGTTCCggaatttttatgtattttagacCAAAATCCAGCTACTCCATGGATCAAGACAGATTGATCGCAGTGATGTATACAATCATTGCACCGCTGTTAAATCCATTCATATACACATTTAGAAATAGAAATGTAAAGATTGCCGTAAAGAGATTGCACCAAATGATGATTGCTCAAAAATACTAA